The following proteins come from a genomic window of Aspergillus oryzae RIB40 DNA, chromosome 4:
- a CDS encoding uncharacterized protein (predicted transporter (major facilitator superfamily)), translating to MRTWYGRGTSLQAAITACCLVAFVLFGYDQGVFSGIVGNDDWRKQFNYPDDSEEGIIVSCYNLGCLLGCLVNFFIGETFGRRKTIWLAMGVVIVGAVLQTTAFTVPHLIIGRLVTGAGTGLKTSTVPMYQAEMCEGKTRGRLISSEVLFTAVGIVVAYWFDFGMSFVGGPIAWRLPIAMQIVFAIFVIVLVFGLPESPRWLMNHGQEQEAMEVLCAVYNKEQDDEYIVNERRAILSAIELEDAVSKQSFWKIFRNDEVKTGQRVLLAWGIQLMNQVGGINLVVYFVPTVLRNNVGMSAQLSQILGGCIQIMFMLGSLLPAFMLDRMGRRKTMMIGSFGLGVCMLMVAALLSQVNEPNGKAYASASVTFFFLYMLIHGMSINSVPWVYVPEILPLEARTKGTAIGVSSNWLWNFTVVMITPVIINRIQWKAYLIFMITNLLFIPIIYFFYPETSNLRLEDIDLIFSRGGDPVKQARKMAAEIKAYGYIQTEQQSNEKEISGMEVERV from the exons ATGCGCACCTGGTATGGAAGAGGCACATCCCTTCAGGCAGCCATCACGGCATGCTGTCTTGTGGCTTTTGTCCTATTCGGATATGACCAGGGCGTCTTCAGTGGGATTGTCGGGAATGATGACTGGAGGAAGCAGTTCAATTATCCCGATGattcggaggaaggaattATAGTAAGCTGCTATAACCTGGGCTGTCTTTTGGGGTGCTTGG TCAATTTCTTCATTGGAGAGACGTTCGGACGCCGGAAGACCATCTGGCTGGCGATGGGTGTGGTCATCGTGGGCGCAGTACTGCAGACTACCGCGTTTACGGTGCCCCATCTGATCATTGGGCGACTAGTGACGGGCGCGGGCACAGGTCTGAAGACATCCACAGTGCCAAT GTATCAAGCTGAAATGTGCGAGGGTAAAACCAGAGGACGTCTGATTTCATCCGAAGTACTCTTTACTGCAGTCGGTATTGTTGTGGCGTACTGGTTTGACTTTGGAATGTCATTTGTCGGCGGCCCTATCGCCTGGCGACTTCCTATTGCGATGCAAATCGTGTTCGCTATCTTTGTTATTGTGCTTGTCTTTGGCCTCCCCGAATCCCCGCGATGGCTTATGAACCACggccaagagcaagaagctATGGAAGTCCTCTGTGCGGTCTATAACAAGGAGCAGGACGACGAATATATCGTCAACGAGCGCAGGGCGATTTTATCGGCTATTGAGCTGGAAGACGCAGTCAGCAAACAGTCtttctggaagatcttccgTAACGATGAGGTGAAGACGGGCCAACGAGTGCTCCTTGCGTGGGGTATTCAGCTCATGAACCAGGTTGGAGGGATTAACCTAGTCGTTTATTTCGTTCCGA CGGTCCTGAGAAACAACGTTGGCATGAGTGCCCAACTTTCTCAAATCCTCGGCGGGTGCATCCAGATCATGTTTATGCTCGGATCGCTTCTTCCCGCATTCATGCTGGATCGAATGGGCCGACggaagacaatgatgattGGTTCTTTTGGCCTCGGCGTATGTATGCTCATGGTCGCCGCCCTGCTATCTCAGGTCAACGAGCCGAATGGAAAGGCCTATGCCTCCGCCTCTGttaccttcttcttcctataTATGCTGATCCATGGCATGTCTATCAACTCGGTCCCGTGGGTGTACGTCCCAGAGATCCTACCACTAGAAGCCCGGACGAAAGGCACGGCTATCGGAGTAAGCTCTAACTGGCTGTGGAACTTTACCGTGGTCATGATCACGCCAGTGATCATCAACCGCATTCAGTGGAAGGCGTACCTGATTTTCATGATCACTAATCTCCTCTTTATCCCAATCATCTACTTCTTCTATCCGGAGACTAGCAATCTGCGTcttgaggatattgatctcatcttctcccGAGGCGGGGACCCGGTGAAACAGGCCAGGAAGATGGCTGCGGAGATCAAGGCATATGGGTATATTCAAACGGAACAGCAGTCGAATGAAAAGGAGATAAGTGGTATGGAAGTGGAGCGTGTGTGA
- a CDS encoding uncharacterized protein (predicted protein) has translation MTRLGQRALGGMQRVAGRASQLSPSHKKGPAATTSSNCEVYNIGPFHSEESLEEVAEVAHDQQICADEAVAMTDHQFLFDFEDLDTSGFNNFVTDPMFQDIDDQLGNFLNINIPKCPSDSAFINPDTMWNPDEFDFSCL, from the coding sequence ATGACCCGGCTTGGTCAGCGTGCATTGGGTGGCATGCAACGCGTGGCTGGGAGAGCGAGTCAGTTATCGCCGTCACATAAGAAAGGACCGGCAGCTACAACCTCATCAAACTGCGAGGTCTACAATATAGGTCCTTTCCATTCTGAAGAAAGCTTAGAAGAAGTAGCCGAAGTGGCACACGACCAACAAATTTGTGCAGACGAGGCTGTCGCAATGACTGATCACCAATTTTTGTTCGATTTTGAAGACTTAGATACCAGTGGCTTCAATAATTTTGTGACGGACCCCATGTTTCAAGACATCGACGATCAACTGGGaaattttttaaatatcAATATTCCCAAATGTCCTTCGGACTCTGCCTTTATCAACCCGGACACGATGTGGAACCCTGATGAGTTTGacttttcttgtctttag